The sequence GGATGTTGTTGATAACCTTGCTCAAATGTGTCCCAATGGTTTACAAATCTTACCCACCAGTGATACCAATTCGTAATTCGTAATTCGTAATTAAGAAAGTCTTATCTGGTCAGACTTTCAGGGTTTGTATCTGTTTCACTATTTTCGTGAAATGGTATGAGCGCCAAGTTAGACCCCTCACTAAACTAGAACCTGAACAACAGCGAGAAGTTTGGCAACAGGCAGTGACCGCAGCTGGTGGTAAATTACCTTCAGGTCGCATTGTTCAAGATATTGTGCAGCGCATCATAGAACGTACCAGAGCGCCTAATCCTTACCATCTGGGAGAAATATGCTTGATTCAGCCAAAGGATAACCCAGAGTTGCGAGGGAAAAGCGGCTGCTGGGGTGTGATTACTTATGTGGGATAGTACGTTTGTGCTATACAGTGTGGGGATGGTCACTATACAGCAAAAGTCGAGCATTTGAAATCACTGGAATTACTGGAGGAAGATTGCAAATTCATGGAGCAGTTGTGTATGCGACTGCGGCGGTTACATGAAGTGGCTGGACGTGATGAAGCAGTGGATTGGCTGTTGCAGGGTTTGGGGAAGCAAGCCAAGCCATATCTGTCTTCGTTGCAAGCAAAATTGTTGGCGGTAGTGGAACGGGAGTACAAACTTGAACCCAAGCACAATATGTAGATACTCAAGTATCCAAGTATTCGGTAGAGGTATGCAAACAAGCTATATGCCAACCAGCGATCGCCTTTGGCACTGCACAGAGTGTGATAGCACTCGCCTACGCCCAAGCGAGCGCTATAGGGTTAAATCACTAAATTATATTTTTCTTAGTCTAGGAATCCAGTTGAGAAAGTGATCCATACTCCGTTCTGCCAAAGCAGCAATAGTCAGCGAGGGATTTGAGCAGGCTGTTGAACCGGGAATAAATGAACCATCAACAATAAACAAGTTAGGATAACCAAATACCTGCCCGTGAGTATTGCACACTCGTCCAACTGTTGCACCACCAAGTGGGTGTGCCGTAGAACTGTAGTCAGGTGGTGCAGCAAGACTTGTGCTATTGGCTAGATTGAGACGTTGGTAAGTATACTGGAGAGCCTGAGCGTTTTTTTGACTATCGGCTGAGTTGATAGGCCAGAATAAATCTGATGACTGAGTAGCTGTATTGAAGGTAAGATAGCCCTCCGGTTGAGAAATTCCCTGACCAAGAACAGGAATCAGACCTTGTGGTATGAAAGGAAGTGATTGAAATGGCTCAAGCACCACTGGGGCAATAGGGTTGTCGAGATGCTCTACTGCGATTACACCAGGAGTCCCTAGTGTTGGATTAGTCTCACCAGCATTAATCATTACGGTATTTGAATCGGAATTCGTTCCCCAAAACTTCCCTACGTGATTATTAAGGCGGCGCAAAGTACGGTTGGTTTTAGCACGCAGTAATAGTTCAGTAGTGCCAATCGAACCTGCTGCCAAAAATAAATAGCGACAAACAAAAGATTTTTGGAAAAGCACTTCTCCTTGCTCATTAATTTGATTGCAAACAACCCGGTAACGCCCACGGTCTGATTCCCCAATCATCGTGACTACGTGCAAAGGTCGGATTTCAACGTTACCGGTGGCTTCTGCCATACTTAAATAGTTGCGATCTAAGCTGTTTTTCGCCCCGCTATTTGTACCATAGTAAATTTGACCTGCGATAACGGAAGCCACCTTCTGATTGGAAATTTCCTGACGAACAATGTCCCAATCAAAAGCGATATCAATTTTTCGGGTTTGTAAACCTGCTTTGGCTGCTTGTTCTTGGAGAATACGACTGGCTAAGTAGTATTTGGTTTGTAGAATATCGTCTGGGATGGGAGATGCTTTGAGGATGGAACGCACCCGTGGGTAATAAACTCGATCTAGTTCAGAGTATTTTATAGTGCGGGGAAAAACTTTGTAAAATAGTTCCTCAGTTGGCTGATAGGTTATACCACCATAGACAAGCGAAGTACCCCCCACACCTGCACCTCGATAGGCATTGATACCATTACCTCTTTTGACATCGAGAACACCTGTATATACATCAATAGGGATTTCTGGAACTGGTGGGGGTAAAACCGTAGTGGGACTAAGCCAGGTAGAACGACCATCGGGATTATTTGTTGTAGAGAAAGTATTGCCTGCATCAGTAATTTGCCATCGTCGTCCCCGTTCCAAGACAACTGTTTCAATTCCAGCCTGACCAAGCCGCAATGATGCGACTGCACCGCCAAAACCACTACCAATTACTATCGCCTCAACATACTCGTCAACACCACCAGCCCAAGTGCGCACAGTAGATACACCTATGCTGGCTGCTGCCGCCGCCGATGCCTGAAGAAATCGACGACGATTTAGCATTTGGGACATACTTTATCTCCTATTTTTTGCTTGCCATGTTTGCGAGGTTGTAAATCGTAGGTAGGTAGGTAGTTAGTCAGTGAGTTAGCAGTTTTTGGTATTTACAGCTAGGAATTCTTTAATTCGGGCAATTTTTAGTTGATTTACAACAATCATTGATATGAGTATCAGATTAATAGCTAGTAATCAATAATGCTTATTTCAGTAAAAATGTGGAAATTTTTTGTTAAAGAAAAGGTTAAATTTTGACAGGATTTCATTGCAAGTATCTATGGCACTTCCTCTAAGGATATGTGGCTCTTTAGCTGTCCCTCGTTGATGCTAAACAGTATGGATTTTTCTGCGTCATATCGAGTGTACGCTTGATACTGGGCACTTTGAATATAGTGTCTAAGACAGAATACAGGGCTATCACTGACAGTCATCCCTAAATTTTGCAAACTGCTGTTTTCGCATCTTTCAATGGACTTGTTGCGTAATAAAATAAACGGCTGAAAAGCTTACGACATAAGGGTTTTGTCCGTTTTTGCTCTTGAATCGCTGAACGTCTTGATTCACAAGGGTTTTAGCCACTTTTTTAGCTTAATTCGCAACAAGTCTAATGATGAAGACCATGAACTAGAAAAATATATTGGCTACGATTTGGATGGGGAAATTAGAATTGGACGGGGTGCGACAGGTAATTTATTTGTATTTCGTCGAGCGTAGCTTTGATAAAATTGCCCCAATTTTTTCCAACCTTTCCGAAATCCCCCATGCTTCGGTAGTGGTCTATTTTGTTGTATATTGCTTTGAAAAGAGTAGAAACTAAACGCAATATATGAGTAACATGATTCAACAATTACCTGTAAGATTACTTACATTTACAAGTGCAATAATATTTGGTTATTTTCCTATTTATCCAATACTTGCGGTACCTGTATCTCAAAACAATATACCAAGAGCTTCTACTAACCAGACTAAGCTCAAGCTTTATGGAGGTGCGAAAACACGAACTCCAATGGTGCAATGGTATTTGGAAGAATTAGGTATAAAATATGAATATATCTCTTTAAATATCAGTGCTGGAGAAAATCGTAAACCTGAATATTTAGCTATTAATCCAATGGGTAAAGTTCCTGCAATTTCTGATGGAAACTTGAAGCTATGGGAATCTGGAGCAATTTTGTTATATTTATCTGAAAAATATCAAAAAAAAACGGGTTCCATAGAGGAATATCCTCAAGTTACACAGTGGGTATTTTTTGCTAATGCAACTTTATCTCCTGCTTTATTTACTGAAGAGAAGCGTAAAACTGAAATGCCACGTTTATTAACAGTACTCAATCAAATATTACAAAATAAATCATTTTTAGTAGGAAACAATTTGACCGCAGCAGATATTGGAATTGCTTCATATTTATATTATGCAAAAATTCTTGTCCCTGTAAACTACGATCGGTATCCTGCAATTACTGCCTATTTAAATGCAATGGAAGCAAGACCAGCTTTTAAAAATACTCTTGGACAGAGAAACGCCAATACAAAAAACAAAAACCAGTCATAACGGTTAGGTTTTTATTTTTGGGTGTAAGTAGGTCAGTTTTGAAAAATAAAACTATTTTACATAATAGACTTGTTGCATAATAAAATTTGAAACGACTGAAAAGCTTACAGTATAAGGCTTACAACCGTTTATAGCTCTAAATCGCTGAACACCTTGATTCGCAAGGGTTTTAGCCACTTTTTTGGCTTAATTCGCAACAAGTCTAATATAAATCAGGCAAATGGCTGACGAATAGGATATTACAGCATTCTTTACAAAACTCAACTTGGTGCCACTGTCTGAGTCTGATCTCCTGCCAAACTACTTGTAGCTGTCGCCTGCTCTCCCTCAATCTTTACTGGTCCTGTCGCCTCCGGTATCTGATAACCTTCCATCTTTGCAGTTGCCTGTATGTGGTCGTGTAGACCATCCATATGCATTATCTGCTCGGCATCCAGATAAGCTTTCTTACCTATCTTCCAGGTAGTTATACAAATTCGCAATGCTCCCTACGGTAGAGCTAACGCTAACGCAAT is a genomic window of Calothrix sp. 336/3 containing:
- a CDS encoding TilS substrate-binding domain-containing protein, yielding MKWYERQVRPLTKLEPEQQREVWQQAVTAAGGKLPSGRIVQDIVQRIIERTRAPNPYHLGEICLIQPKDNPELRGKSGCWGVITYVG
- a CDS encoding GMC oxidoreductase, which produces MSQMLNRRRFLQASAAAAASIGVSTVRTWAGGVDEYVEAIVIGSGFGGAVASLRLGQAGIETVVLERGRRWQITDAGNTFSTTNNPDGRSTWLSPTTVLPPPVPEIPIDVYTGVLDVKRGNGINAYRGAGVGGTSLVYGGITYQPTEELFYKVFPRTIKYSELDRVYYPRVRSILKASPIPDDILQTKYYLASRILQEQAAKAGLQTRKIDIAFDWDIVRQEISNQKVASVIAGQIYYGTNSGAKNSLDRNYLSMAEATGNVEIRPLHVVTMIGESDRGRYRVVCNQINEQGEVLFQKSFVCRYLFLAAGSIGTTELLLRAKTNRTLRRLNNHVGKFWGTNSDSNTVMINAGETNPTLGTPGVIAVEHLDNPIAPVVLEPFQSLPFIPQGLIPVLGQGISQPEGYLTFNTATQSSDLFWPINSADSQKNAQALQYTYQRLNLANSTSLAAPPDYSSTAHPLGGATVGRVCNTHGQVFGYPNLFIVDGSFIPGSTACSNPSLTIAALAERSMDHFLNWIPRLRKI
- a CDS encoding glutathione S-transferase family protein, producing the protein MIQQLPVRLLTFTSAIIFGYFPIYPILAVPVSQNNIPRASTNQTKLKLYGGAKTRTPMVQWYLEELGIKYEYISLNISAGENRKPEYLAINPMGKVPAISDGNLKLWESGAILLYLSEKYQKKTGSIEEYPQVTQWVFFANATLSPALFTEEKRKTEMPRLLTVLNQILQNKSFLVGNNLTAADIGIASYLYYAKILVPVNYDRYPAITAYLNAMEARPAFKNTLGQRNANTKNKNQS